Proteins found in one Molothrus aeneus isolate 106 unplaced genomic scaffold, BPBGC_Maene_1.0 scaffold_35, whole genome shotgun sequence genomic segment:
- the LOC136570577 gene encoding SLA class II histocompatibility antigen, DQ haplotype C beta chain-like, with the protein MGRGAAAGALLVALVVLGAPPAAGAELSGVFQRMTKSECYFMNGTEKVRYVQRAIYNREQFIMFDSDVGHFVGFTPYGEKLAKRWNSNAVFMEDRRTAVDWFCRCWYKNFTPFLTERRVPPSVSISLVPPSSSQPGPGRLLCSVIDFYPAAIQVRWFQGQQELSEHVVATDVVPNGDWTYQLLVLLETPPRRGLTYSCQVEHVSLEQPLSRHWEMPPDVARSKMLTGIGGFVLGFVFLALGLGFYVRKKVRAGAGGGVPAVAERVRSRRGPQPGVTPFSLPTELLSRQRPQPLPVGAFKAQLQHLLIFSSSEASLLQQALITAKSDMEQRPPSVPKLAWVEEEEAGATSAQQPEELEQFQLLQEHAAKDRTQEQEATRGRLGRTAQEETAGVGTGVLANLPFLDAEIDAAMLDLLVEKGVSNPMQVPAMVRSIHQWLTANEAAGHRLDKALLELTEEYPSDVLITLLRWASSCDR; encoded by the exons aTGGGGCGAGGGGCGGCAGCTGGGGCCctactggtggcactggtggtgctgggagcccccccggctGCGGGCGCGGAGCTCTCGG GGGTGTTCCAGAGGATGACAAAGTCCGAGTGTTACTTCATGAACGGCACGGAGAAGGTGAGGTACGTCCAGAGGGCCATCTACAACCGGGAGCAGTTCATAATGTTCGACAGCGACGTGGGGCACTTTGTGGGGTTCACCCCCTATGGGGAGAAGTTGGCCAAGCGCTGGAACAGCAACGCCGTATTCATGGAGGACAGACGGACTGCGGTGGATTGGTTCTGCCGGTGCTGGTACAAGAATTTTACCCCGTTCCTCACAGAGCGCCGAG tgccccccagcgTGTCCATCTCGCTGGTGCCCCCCTCGagctcccagcccggccccggccgcctGCTCTGCTCCGTGATAGATTTCtaccctgctgccatccaggtGAGGTGgttccagggccagcaggagctctCGGAGCACGTGGTGGCCACCGACGTGGTCCCCAACGGGGACTGGACCtaccagctgctggtgctgctggaaaccCCGCCCCGGCGCGGGCTCACCTACAGCTGCCAGGTGGAGCAcgtcagcctggagcagcccctgagccgGCACTGGG AGATGCCGCCGGACGTCGCCCGCAGCAAGATGCTGACGGGCATCGGGGGCTTCGTCTTGGGCTTCGTCTTCCTGGCGCTGGGGCTCGGCTTCTACGTGCGCAAGAAGGTCAGGGCGGGTGCCGGGGGTGGCGTCCCGGCCGTGGCGGAGCGTGTGCGCTCCCGCAGGGGCCCCCAGCCCGGTGTCAcccccttttctctgcccacagagctcctgagccgGCAGCGGCCGCAGCCCCTCCCCGTGG GTGCCTTCAAGGCACAACTGCAGCACTTGCTCATCTTCAGCTCTTCCGAGGCCTCCCTGCTTCAGCAAGCACTCATAACTGCAAAGAgtgacatggagcagagaccccccagcgtgcccaagctggcctgggtggaggaggaagaggctggagctacctcagcacagcagcctgaagAACTGGAGcagttccagctgctgcaggagc atgcagccaAGGACCGGACACAAGAACAGGAAGCCACCCGTGGCCGGTTGGGCAGAACGGCGCAG GAAGAGACCGCCGGTGTGGGCACAGGCGTCTTGGCCAACCTTCCGTTCCTCGATGCCGAGATCgatgctgccatgctggatttgcTTGTGGAGAAGGGTGTCTCCAATCCAATGCAA GTGCCCGCCATGGTGAGGTCCATCCACCAGTGGCTCACGGCCAAtgaggctgctgggcacaggctggacaaggccctTCTGGAGCTGACCGAGGAATACCCCTCTGACGTGCTGATCACCCTCTTGCGCTGGGCCTCATCGTGTGACAGGTAG
- the LOC136570658 gene encoding zinc finger protein 502-like, which yields MEEEEKPWRFRTRRGCKPSPGSCGEERAPLSQEGGWRSSQSSELVEKPHGREKPHKCLECGKGFSRSLDLIQHQVIHTGEQPYECEECGKRFSWSSSLRQHQRIHTGEQPFECEECGKSFSHNSVLIQHQRIHTGEKPFECGECGMSFSMKGTLIQHQRIHTGRKPCECGECGKSFRYSSGLRRHERIHTGEKPYECEECGRSFSMKGQLTEHQKIHSGEKPYKCGECGRSFSQSCSLIRHQVIHTGERPYTCLECGKSFGWNSALSKHQLIHTGERPYECPQCGKRFQTSSDLLIHQRIHTEERPFRCPNCRKGFKLNSTLTVHWRIHTGERPYECGECGKSFSTSSLLTKHQRKHH from the coding sequence atggaggaggaggaaaagccctggagattccgcacgaggaggggctgcaaacccagcccagggagctgtggggaggaaCGAGCTCCCCTGAGCCAGGAAGGCGGCTGGAgatccagccagagctcagagctaGTGGAGAAGCCTCATGGCAGAGAGAAGCCCCAcaagtgcttggaatgtgggaagggttTTAGTCGGAGCTTAGATCTGATCCAGCACCAggtgatccacactggggagcaGCCCTATGAGTGTGAGGAATGTGGGAAGCGtttcagctggagctccagcctgaggcagcaccagaggatccacacagGGGAACAGCCCTTTGAGTGtgaggagtgtgggaagagcttcagccacAACTCTGTCCTGATCCaacaccagaggatccacactggggaaaagccctttgagtgtggggaatgtgggatgAGCTTCAGCATGAAGGGGACCCTGATCCaacaccagaggatccacacagGACGAAAGCCCTgtgagtgtggggaatgtgggaagagctttagATACAGCTCTGGCCTGAGGAGACAtgagaggatccacactggggaaaagccctatGAGTGTGAGGAATGTGGGAGGAGCTTCAGCATGAAGGGCCAGCTGACAGAACACCAGAAGATCCActctggggaaaagccctacaagtgtggggaatgtgggaggagcttcagccagagctgtaGCCTGATCCGGCACCAGGTGATCCACACAGGGGAACGGCCCTACAcctgcttggaatgtgggaagagctttggaTGGAACTCTGCCCTGAGTAAACACCAGctcatccacactggggagagaccctacgagtgtccccagtgtgggaagaggtttcagaccagctctgATCTCCTCATACATCagcggattcacacagaggagaggcccttccgctGCCCCAACTGCAGGAAGGGCTTCAAGCTAAACTCCACCCTCACCGTCCACTggcgcatccacacaggggagaggccctacgagtgtggggagtgtgggaagagcttctccacGAGCTCTCTCTTGACCAAACACCAACGGAAGCACCACTAA